From a region of the Paramagnetospirillum magnetotacticum MS-1 genome:
- a CDS encoding alpha/beta fold hydrolase, whose product MKLNAIEAGSAAADRVPLLILHGLLGSARNWGAVVKALGESRRVLALDLPNHGSSPWTEIMDYPFMARELASVIEHLGGRAAIMGHSMGGKAAMTLALSRPELVERLVVVDIAPVSYSHTFAPYIKAMRGVPLGEVSSRGEVEAALAGAIPDKGVRAFLMQNLEGGAGGYRWRPNLAVLGAHMDDILAFPHFPDDTAFQGPTLFVAGETSDYIRPAHEDVIAQFFPKAESVEIPGAGHWVHADNPSAFMSAIGSFL is encoded by the coding sequence ATGAAACTGAATGCTATCGAGGCCGGAAGCGCCGCCGCGGACAGGGTGCCGCTGCTGATTCTGCACGGATTGCTGGGCTCGGCCCGCAATTGGGGCGCGGTGGTCAAGGCCTTGGGCGAAAGCCGCCGGGTTCTGGCGCTGGATCTGCCCAATCATGGTTCCAGCCCTTGGACCGAGATCATGGATTACCCCTTCATGGCCCGCGAATTGGCCTCCGTGATCGAGCATCTGGGCGGAAGAGCGGCGATCATGGGACATTCCATGGGGGGCAAGGCGGCCATGACCCTGGCGCTTTCCCGGCCCGAACTGGTGGAGAGGCTGGTGGTGGTCGATATCGCCCCGGTGTCGTACAGCCACACTTTCGCCCCCTATATCAAGGCCATGCGGGGCGTGCCCCTGGGCGAGGTCTCGTCACGCGGCGAGGTGGAGGCCGCCCTGGCCGGGGCCATTCCCGACAAGGGCGTCAGGGCCTTCCTGATGCAGAATCTGGAAGGTGGGGCGGGCGGCTATCGCTGGCGGCCCAATCTGGCGGTCCTCGGCGCCCATATGGACGATATTCTGGCCTTTCCGCATTTCCCCGACGATACCGCGTTTCAAGGGCCCACCCTGTTCGTGGCCGGTGAGACCTCGGATTATATCCGTCCCGCCCATGAGGACGTGATCGCGCAATTCTTTCCCAAGGCCGAAAGCGTGGAGATTCCCGGCGCCGGGCACTGGGTTCACGCCGACAATCCGTCTGCATTCATGTCTGCCATCGGGTCTTTCCTGTAG
- a CDS encoding HD domain-containing phosphohydrolase, whose amino-acid sequence MQVIDAVKLQRNIILYAVLAMAVVGLGVATASIIPLHRQMVRSADLALEHGLDLQVAAMRESLDRMGDMARQVTSRSVIRDALANYNRGAMGLDKLQAFSADKLADSMKLSRDMQGILRVGRDYQPLVFVGKAIPPVLWSPEKGEPPALGAPRLIDGRWMMLASAPIMGRDGVREGHDLLLFDAQGLRASVADVETLGRTGEIILGRMGTAGAEVFFPRRDGAASVDEEVTEAFSKAGADPEPLYLTRPGGVPDVVLAQRLPGTDWIVVVRQELAELHSNIDQLVLSVVLGALVLVGFGIAGFVLILRPLTGRMLVHTGDLKRQIKSGELAQLALERALEGTIEAVASTIEVRDPYTAGHQRRVAEIAVAIGRRMGLSEEQLKGLRVAGTIHDIGKIGVPAEMLTRPGRLSPIEFDIIRNHSADGCEILNGVDFPWPIADMVRHHHERMDGSGYPDGLKGDQILLEARILAVADVVEAIASDRPYRAALGLEAAMREIITHRGSSFDAEVVDACRALVAEGQLPLGRPTIQ is encoded by the coding sequence GTGCAGGTCATCGACGCGGTCAAACTGCAGCGCAACATCATCTTGTACGCAGTGTTGGCCATGGCCGTCGTGGGATTGGGGGTGGCCACGGCCTCCATCATTCCGCTGCATCGCCAGATGGTCCGCTCGGCGGATCTGGCTTTGGAGCACGGCCTGGATCTTCAGGTCGCCGCCATGCGCGAGTCCCTGGACCGCATGGGCGACATGGCCCGGCAGGTGACCAGCCGCAGCGTCATCCGCGATGCCCTGGCCAATTATAACCGTGGCGCCATGGGCCTGGACAAGCTTCAGGCCTTTAGCGCCGACAAGCTGGCCGATTCCATGAAGCTGTCGCGTGACATGCAGGGCATATTGCGTGTCGGCCGCGATTATCAGCCCCTGGTCTTTGTGGGCAAGGCCATTCCGCCAGTTCTGTGGTCGCCGGAAAAGGGCGAGCCTCCGGCCCTGGGCGCCCCCAGGCTGATCGATGGGCGCTGGATGATGTTGGCCTCGGCTCCGATCATGGGTCGCGATGGCGTGCGTGAAGGTCATGACCTGCTGCTGTTCGATGCCCAGGGCTTGCGCGCCAGTGTGGCGGATGTCGAGACGCTGGGCCGCACCGGTGAAATCATTCTGGGGCGCATGGGCACGGCCGGGGCCGAAGTGTTCTTTCCCCGCCGAGACGGCGCGGCATCCGTCGACGAAGAGGTGACGGAGGCCTTCTCCAAGGCCGGGGCCGACCCCGAGCCTTTGTATCTGACACGGCCCGGCGGTGTCCCGGACGTGGTCTTGGCCCAGCGCCTGCCCGGTACCGACTGGATCGTGGTCGTGCGCCAGGAATTGGCCGAATTGCACAGTAATATCGACCAGTTGGTCCTGTCCGTGGTTCTGGGCGCCCTGGTGCTGGTCGGTTTCGGCATCGCCGGTTTCGTGCTGATCCTGCGGCCGCTGACCGGGCGGATGCTGGTCCATACCGGCGATCTCAAACGGCAGATCAAGAGCGGCGAACTGGCGCAGCTGGCGCTGGAACGCGCCCTGGAGGGGACCATCGAGGCGGTGGCCTCCACCATCGAGGTGCGTGATCCCTATACCGCTGGCCATCAGCGCCGGGTCGCCGAGATCGCCGTGGCCATCGGCCGGAGAATGGGACTGTCCGAGGAGCAGCTCAAGGGACTGAGGGTGGCCGGGACCATTCACGACATCGGCAAGATCGGAGTTCCCGCCGAGATGCTGACCCGTCCGGGCCGTCTGTCACCCATCGAATTCGATATCATCCGCAATCATTCCGCCGATGGCTGCGAGATTCTCAACGGCGTGGATTTTCCCTGGCCCATCGCCGACATGGTGCGTCATCACCACGAGCGCATGGACGGCAGCGGCTATCCCGACGGGCTGAAGGGGGACCAAATCCTTCTCGAAGCCCGTATCCTGGCCGTGGCCGACGTGGTCGAGGCCATTGCCTCCGACCGTCCCTATCGCGCGGCCCTGGGCCTGGAGGCCGCCATGCGCGAGATCATCACGCACCGGGGCAGCAGCTTCGACGCCGAGGTGGTGGACGCCTGCCGGGCACTGGTGGCCGAGGGGCAATTGCCGCTGGGGCGGCCCACCATTCAATAA
- a CDS encoding nitrite reductase, translating into MSKDAKEASAKIYFERCAGCHGVLRKGATGKNLEPANTTKLGQARLEKILTNGTDGGMVNFDDILTKDEIKNMATYIQMTPDVPPEWGIKEMTASWKVVVKPEDRPKKQLNKVNLKNVFSVTLRDSGEIALIDGDTKKIWTIIKTGYAVHISRLSASGRFVYVIGRDGKLDMIDLWMETPAVVATIKIGMDARSVETSKFKGFEDKYAVAGSYWPPQYVIMDGADLKPLKIVSTRGITVDGEYHPEPRVASIVASMIKPEWVINIKETGLIKLVDYSDIKNLKETTIESAKFLHDGGWDASKRYFLVAANASNKVAVVDTKDGKLAGLVDTKSKPHPGRGANFVHPKFGPVWATSHLGADVITLIGTDPAKHKDQAWKVVAELKNHGAGSLFVKTHPKSNNLWADAPLFPEKDMAESVTVYDIKNLDKGPEVINIAKLADLPETKAVKRAVQAEYNEKGDEVWFSIWAGKTDPSAIVVMDDKTRKVKAVIKDPKLITPTGKFNVYNTQHDIY; encoded by the coding sequence TTGAGCAAGGACGCCAAGGAGGCCAGCGCCAAGATTTATTTCGAGCGCTGCGCGGGCTGCCATGGCGTGCTGCGCAAGGGCGCCACTGGCAAGAATCTCGAACCGGCCAATACCACCAAGCTGGGTCAGGCCCGCCTCGAGAAGATTCTCACCAACGGCACCGACGGCGGCATGGTCAACTTCGACGACATCCTGACCAAGGATGAGATCAAGAACATGGCCACCTATATCCAGATGACCCCCGACGTTCCGCCGGAATGGGGCATCAAGGAAATGACCGCGTCTTGGAAGGTCGTGGTGAAGCCGGAAGACCGTCCCAAGAAGCAGTTGAACAAGGTCAACCTGAAGAACGTCTTCTCGGTGACCTTGCGCGACTCGGGCGAGATCGCCCTGATCGACGGCGACACCAAGAAGATCTGGACCATCATCAAGACCGGCTATGCCGTGCACATCTCGCGCCTGTCGGCGTCGGGCCGCTTCGTCTATGTCATCGGCCGCGACGGCAAGCTGGACATGATTGATCTGTGGATGGAGACCCCCGCCGTGGTCGCCACCATCAAGATCGGCATGGATGCCCGCTCGGTGGAAACCTCCAAGTTCAAGGGCTTCGAGGATAAATACGCGGTGGCGGGCTCCTACTGGCCGCCGCAATACGTGATCATGGACGGCGCCGACCTGAAGCCGCTCAAGATCGTCTCGACCCGCGGCATCACCGTGGACGGCGAATACCACCCGGAACCCCGCGTGGCCTCCATCGTCGCCTCGATGATCAAGCCCGAATGGGTGATCAACATCAAGGAAACCGGCCTGATCAAGCTGGTGGATTACTCCGACATCAAGAATCTGAAGGAGACCACCATCGAATCGGCCAAGTTCCTCCACGACGGTGGCTGGGACGCGTCCAAGCGCTATTTCCTGGTGGCCGCCAACGCCTCCAACAAGGTGGCCGTGGTCGATACCAAGGACGGCAAACTGGCCGGCCTGGTCGATACCAAGTCAAAGCCCCATCCGGGCCGTGGCGCCAACTTCGTTCATCCCAAGTTCGGTCCTGTCTGGGCCACCTCCCATCTGGGCGCCGACGTGATCACCCTGATCGGCACCGATCCAGCCAAGCATAAGGACCAGGCCTGGAAGGTGGTCGCCGAACTGAAGAACCATGGCGCCGGTTCGCTGTTCGTCAAGACACACCCCAAGTCCAACAATCTGTGGGCCGACGCTCCGCTGTTCCCCGAAAAGGACATGGCCGAATCCGTCACCGTCTACGACATCAAGAACCTGGACAAGGGACCCGAGGTCATCAACATCGCCAAGCTGGCCGACCTGCCCGAGACCAAGGCGGTCAAGCGCGCGGTGCAGGCCGAATACAACGAGAAGGGCGATGAGGTCTGGTTCTCCATCTGGGCCGGAAAGACCGATCCCTCGGCCATCGTGGTCATGGACGACAAGACCCGCAAGGTGAAGGCGGTGATCAAAGACCCCAAGCTGATCACGCCCACCGGCAAGTTCAACGTCTACAACACCCAGCACGACATCTACTAA
- a CDS encoding Crp/Fnr family transcriptional regulator, which yields MSTPQRIFKGSREAQDVVAALPLFDGILPQVLNRLLADSATILRRRSTLLFGAGDEADCFYIVLDGAVKLFALTQDGRESIVEIFGPGTSFAEAAMLSTGRFPLHAEVIEDATLIRVGRRAFLYTLHSDHALAYRMLAALVKWNRRLAAEISDLKELTPWQRVAEFLLAQTPATQGRVDVQLPFNKEVLASRVGIRRESLSRVLGRLRVLGVHTTGNSIRIDDVNRLRRACIEAATNRNG from the coding sequence TTGTCCACGCCGCAGCGGATCTTCAAGGGCTCGCGCGAGGCCCAGGACGTGGTGGCGGCTTTGCCGCTGTTCGACGGCATCCTGCCCCAGGTGCTGAACCGCCTCTTGGCCGATTCGGCCACCATCTTGCGCCGCCGCAGCACCTTGCTGTTCGGCGCCGGTGACGAGGCCGACTGCTTCTATATCGTACTCGACGGCGCGGTGAAGCTGTTCGCCCTGACCCAGGATGGGCGGGAAAGCATCGTGGAAATCTTTGGACCCGGCACCTCCTTCGCCGAGGCCGCCATGCTGTCCACCGGACGTTTTCCGCTGCATGCCGAGGTCATCGAGGACGCCACCCTGATCCGGGTGGGACGGCGCGCCTTTCTCTATACCCTGCACTCGGACCACGCCCTGGCCTATCGCATGTTGGCCGCCCTGGTGAAGTGGAACCGCCGCCTGGCCGCCGAGATTTCCGACCTGAAGGAACTGACGCCCTGGCAAAGGGTGGCTGAATTCCTCCTGGCTCAGACTCCGGCCACCCAGGGCCGGGTCGATGTGCAATTGCCCTTCAACAAGGAAGTCCTGGCCAGCCGGGTGGGAATCCGCAGGGAAAGCCTGTCGCGCGTCCTGGGACGGCTGCGGGTGCTGGGCGTGCATACCACCGGCAATTCCATCCGCATCGACGACGTGAACCGGTTGCGCCGCGCCTGCATCGAAGCGGCTACCAATCGTAATGGATAG